A stretch of Sulfurimonas autotrophica DSM 16294 DNA encodes these proteins:
- the rlmB gene encoding 23S rRNA (guanosine(2251)-2'-O)-methyltransferase RlmB: MLIYAKQPIYYLINNYPQKIKTLYLAKELDKKEYSRLMKMGFEIKRIPNEAAVKMSKNANHQGFLAEVEDYKLHDYQTFLNKDFVVVLAGLTDVGNIGAIVRSAYALGVDAIIVSGIKHLNIEPLLRTSTGALFDMPLAVENNIHNLLNDFKMSGFISYGADMGGVDIREAKIVKKRVLVLGNEGEGLTSRVSSKLDNIVSIKMAHDFDSLNVSVAGAILMDRMRYEQ; encoded by the coding sequence ATGTTAATTTATGCAAAACAACCAATATATTATTTAATCAATAACTATCCGCAAAAAATAAAGACTTTGTACCTGGCAAAGGAACTTGATAAAAAAGAGTATTCTCGTCTTATGAAAATGGGCTTTGAGATAAAGCGCATCCCCAACGAAGCAGCAGTCAAAATGAGTAAAAATGCCAATCATCAAGGTTTTTTGGCTGAGGTAGAAGATTACAAGCTTCATGATTATCAAACATTTTTAAACAAAGATTTCGTTGTTGTTTTGGCAGGCCTAACAGATGTCGGCAATATCGGAGCAATTGTGCGAAGTGCTTATGCACTGGGTGTCGATGCAATCATTGTGAGCGGTATCAAACATCTTAATATTGAACCATTGCTTCGAACGAGTACAGGCGCACTTTTTGATATGCCTTTGGCCGTTGAGAATAACATTCACAATTTATTAAATGATTTTAAAATGTCTGGTTTTATCAGTTATGGTGCTGATATGGGTGGTGTAGATATTAGAGAGGCAAAAATTGTTAAAAAGAGAGTTTTGGTTTTGGGAAATGAAGGCGAAGGTCTTACCTCAAGAGTAAGCTCCAAATTAGACAATATAGTAAGCATAAAAATGGCACATGATTTTGACTCGCTCAATGTAAGTGTCGCCGGAGCTATTTTAATGGACAGGATGAGATATGAACAATGA
- the rsmI gene encoding 16S rRNA (cytidine(1402)-2'-O)-methyltransferase: MLTLVPTPIGNIGDISLRAIEALRSADTLLCEDTRVTKKLIHILKERYNTEFKENQEFISLHSHNEQAFVEKLEPSFFEQNIVYASDAGMPGVSDPGQILISYCLKYNIAYDVLPGANAVLTAFVASGFCETQMLFFGFLDHKGSSRSEGLQRALHGGYTTVLYESPHRLEKLLLELDKEAPSREIFLAKELTKKYQRYLRGTADEILKSLDGNFRGEWVVVIKASAAQNSSAVSENDILELDLPKKVQAKLISKITGENIKVIYQRLL; the protein is encoded by the coding sequence TTGCTTACACTCGTTCCAACTCCGATTGGAAACATTGGCGATATTTCACTTAGAGCTATTGAAGCTCTGAGGAGCGCCGACACTCTTCTTTGTGAAGATACCCGCGTTACAAAAAAACTCATTCATATTCTAAAAGAACGTTACAACACTGAGTTTAAAGAAAATCAAGAATTTATTTCACTGCATTCGCATAATGAACAGGCTTTTGTTGAAAAATTAGAACCCTCTTTTTTTGAGCAAAATATTGTTTATGCAAGTGATGCCGGTATGCCTGGTGTGAGTGATCCGGGACAGATTTTAATTTCATATTGTTTGAAGTACAATATAGCATATGATGTGCTTCCGGGTGCAAATGCAGTGCTTACCGCATTTGTTGCAAGTGGATTTTGTGAAACACAAATGCTCTTCTTCGGATTCCTCGATCATAAAGGCAGTAGTCGAAGTGAAGGTCTGCAACGAGCACTTCATGGCGGCTACACAACAGTACTGTATGAATCTCCGCACCGTTTGGAAAAACTGCTCTTAGAACTTGATAAAGAAGCACCGAGTAGAGAAATATTTTTGGCTAAAGAGTTAACGAAAAAATATCAAAGATACCTGCGTGGAACAGCTGACGAAATACTTAAAAGTTTAGATGGAAATTTTCGTGGTGAATGGGTAGTCGTCATTAAAGCCAGTGCTGCGCAAAACAGTTCGGCAGTAAGTGAAAATGATATCTTAGAGCTTGATTTACCTAAAAAAGTACAAGCAAAACTCATCAGTAAAATCACAGGCGAAAATATAAAAGTGATATATCAAAGATTATTATAG
- the rpmE gene encoding 50S ribosomal protein L31, translating into MKKGIHPELVDCTVTCACGNTFVTKSQKSEMKIDICNECHPFFTGSERMVDTAGRIEKFNARYNKK; encoded by the coding sequence ATGAAAAAAGGTATTCACCCAGAGTTAGTAGATTGTACTGTAACATGTGCATGTGGAAACACTTTTGTAACAAAAAGTCAAAAATCGGAAATGAAAATAGATATTTGTAATGAATGTCACCCATTCTTTACAGGTTCTGAGCGTATGGTTGATACGGCTGGCCGTATCGAGAAATTTAACGCACGTTACAATAAAAAATAA